The sequence below is a genomic window from Thermus hydrothermalis.
CCCGGGGCCAAGAACATCCCCTGGGCCAAGGCGGTGAACCCCGACGGGACCTTCAAAAGCGCTGAGGAGCTAAAGGCCCTCTACGAGCCCTTGGGCATCACCAAGGACAAGGACGTGGTGGTCTACTGCCGCATCGCCGAGCGCTCCAGCCACTCTTGGTTTGTCCTCAAGTACCTCCTGGGCTACCCCCACGTGAAGAACTACGACGGCTCCTGGACGGAGTGGGGCAACCTGGTGGGGGTACCCATCGCCAAAGGGGAGGAGTAAGGGGAGGCCCCGGGGCATCCCGGGGCCTTTTCAGTCCACGCTGAAATAGCGGGCCTCGGGGTGGTGGACCACCAGGGCGCTGGTGGCGTGCTCGGGATCCAGTTGGAAGTTTTCCGTGAGCCGCACGCCGATGCGGGCAAAGCCCATAAGCCGGTCCAGCTTGGCCTGGTCCGAGAGGTCGGGACAGGCGGGGTAGCCGAAGGAGTAGCGGGCCCCCTGGTAGCCCTGCTGGAAGAGCTTCTGGATCTCCGTGGCGTCCTGGCCGGCGATGCCCCACATCTGCCGCATGCGCTTGTGCCAGTACTCCGCCAAGGCCTCCGTCATCTCCACGGCGAAGCCGTGGACGAAGAGGTAGTCCTGGTACGCCCCCCCTTCAAAGAGGGCCCGCGCCTTCTTGCCAGGCTCCTCCCCCATGGTGACGAGCTGCACCCCAAGCACATCCCGGGCCCCTTCGCTGAAGGCGGGAAGCCACGCCTCCTCGTCTCCTAGGGGCGGGGCGTAGCGGGGGCGGAAGTAGTCCACGAGGCTCAGGCCCCCGCCCCGTTGCCGGGGAAAGCGGAAGCGCTCCAAAACCTCCCCCGTTTCCGGGGAATAGACCCAAAGCTCCTCCCCCTCCCGGGCCACGGGGAAGAAGCCATAGAGCACCCTGGGCCGAAGCCACCCTTCCTCCCGCGCCTCCTTGAGGAGGCGGCGGAACACGGGCTCCGCCTCCCGCTCCACCAAGGCCCGCCACTCCTCCCGGCTCATGCCCTTTCGGCTATACCCCCACTGCCCCCGGTAAAGGGCGAGCTTGTTCACGTAGTGGGCGATGGTGGCCAGGTCCAGGTTCTCCTCCACCCGCACCCCGAAGAAGGGGGGGCGGGGGATGGCGGGGGGCTCGCCCACGGGCTTGGGGCGGGCCTCCACTTTGGGCGCCTCCCGCTTGGGGCGGGCCGGAGCCTTCCGGGTGAGCTCGGGAGGAGCGTGGCCCGTGAGCTCCTCCATGAGCTTCAGGCCCTCAAAGGCATCCTCCGCGTAGTAGACGTTGGGGTAGATGGCCCGAAGCTCCTCCTCCACGAAGCTCCGGGTAAGGGCCGCCCCGCCCAGGATGACGGGGAGGGTATACCCCCTATCCCGCATGTACTCCAGGTTTTCCTTCATCACCTGGGTGCTCTTCACCAAGAGGCCCGACATGCCCACGGCGTGGGGCTTGTGCTCCTCCACCGCCCTTAGGATCTCCTCAATGGGCACCTTGATGCCCAGGTTCACCACCTGGTAGCCGTTGTTGGTGAGGATGATGTCCACCAGGTTCTTGCCGATATCGTGCACGTCCCCCTTCACCGTGGCCAGGACCATCCGGCCCTTGCCCGCACCCCGCTTTTCCATGTGGGGCTCCAGGTGGGCCACGGCCCTTTTCATCACCTCGGCGGCCTGGAGGACGAAGGGAAGCTGCATCCTTCCCGCCCCAAAGAGCTCCCCCACCTCCTTCATGCCCGCAAGGAGGGGGCCGTTGATGAGGTCCAAGGGCTTATGCCCTTGCCTTAGGGCCTCGTCCAAGTCGGCCTCGAGGCCCACCTTCCTCCCCTCCACCACCCGCCGCTTGAGCCTTTCCAAGAGGGGCAGGGCCTGGAAAAGGTCCTCCTTTTGGGCCAAGTCCTCCTGGTGGGCCTCAAAGTAGGCCATGAAGGCCATGAGGGGGTCGTACCCTTCCCTCCTTCGGTCGTGGATGAGGTCCAGGGCCAAGGCGTAGGCCTCCTCGGGGATCTGGGCGATGGGGAGGATCTTCCCCGCATCCACGATGGCGGCGGTGAGGCCCCGCTTCCTGGCCTCGTCCAGGAAGACGGAGTTGAGGACCCGCCTGGCCCTGGGCTTTAGGCCGAAGGACACGTTGGAAACCCCCAGGATGAACCCCACCCCGGGAAGCCGCTCCCTTAGCTCCTCCATGGCCAAAAGGGTCTCCTTGGCCAGGGGGCGGCTCTCCTCGTCCCCTTGGGTGATGGGGAAGGTGAGGAGGTCAAAGAGGAGGTCCTCCGGGCGGAAGCCGTGGTGCTCCGTGAGCCGCTCGTACATGCGCAAGGCCACCCGGACCTTCTCCTCCCGGGTCTTGGCCATGCCCTTCTCGTCAATGGCCAGGACCACCAGGGCCGCCCCGTGGGCCTTGGCCAAGGAGGCCACCCGGTCAAACCGCTCCAGGCCGTCCTCCAGGTTGGCGGAGTTCAGGAGGACCCGGCCCGGCAGGTACTTGAGGGCGAGCTCCATGGCCTCGGGGGAGGTGGAGTCCACCATAATAGGCACGGTGACGGCGGTGGCGAGGCCTGGGAGAAGCCAGTTGAGGTCGGCAAGCTCGTCCCGCCCCGTCCAGGCCACGGAGAGGTCCAGGGCGTGGGCCCCCTCCGCCACCTGCTCCCGGGCCAGGGCCAGGATGCCCTCGAGGTCCTTGGCGAAAAGCATCTCCCGGAAGCGCTTGCTCCCCGTGGCGTTCAAGCGCTCCCCCACCAGGAAAAGGCTCGTCTCCTGCCGGAGGGGCACCGCCTGGTAGAGGGAGGCCACCTGGGGCGGGAAGGCCTTGGGCCTCTCCCTGACGGGAACCCCCTGGACCGCCTCCGCCACCTTGCGGATGTGCTCGGGCCCCGTGCCGCAACACCCCCCCACGGCGTTCACCCCGTACTCCAGGACGAACTTGCGGTGCCACCGGGCGAGCTCCTCGGGGGTGAGGTCGTAGACCACCTTCCCCCCTTCGTTCCGCGGCAGGCCGGCGTTGGGCAGGCAGGCCACGAAGCGGGTGCTGTTCTGGGCGAAGTAGCGCACCTTGCTGTCCATGAGGTCGGGGCCCGTGGCGCAGTTCATGCCCACCACGTCCACGGGCAGGCTCTCCAAAGCGGCCAAGGCCGCCTGCTCGTCCGTGCCCACCAGGAGGGTGCCCGTGGCCTCAAAGGTCACCTGGACCTGCAGGGGCACCTCCCGCTTTACCTCGGCCATGGCCTCCCGCGCCGCCAGGACGGCGCAGCGCACCTGGAGGATGTCCTGGGCGGTTTCCAAAAGGATGAGGTCTACCCCGCCCCGGAGTAGCCCCCGCACCGCCTCCTTGTAGGCGGCGAAGAGCTCGTCCCAGGAGATCTGGCCCAAGGAGATGAGCTTGGTCCCTGGGCCCAGGGCCCCCGCCACGAAGGCCCCGTAGGGCTCCGCCACCTCCCTGGCCAGCTTGGCCCCAAGGTAGGCGAGGGCCTCCGCCTCCTCCCCGAGCCCGTACTCCGCCAGCACGTGCCGCAAGGCCCCAAAGGTGTTGGTTTCAATCACCTCGGCCCCGGCCTCGAGGTAGGACCGGTGGACCTCCTGCACCACCTCGGGCCGGGTGCGGTTGAGCACCTCGGGGCAGCCGAAGTACGCCTCCCCCCCGTAGTCCTCGGGGGTGAGGTCCC
It includes:
- the metH gene encoding methionine synthase, encoding MVEVHTCSPGCRHHLGGAGWGDAPLVRLGYNKEARAKKFPYLKALLERPLVFDGAMGTELQKRDLTPEDYGGEAYFGCPEVLNRTRPEVVQEVHRSYLEAGAEVIETNTFGALRHVLAEYGLGEEAEALAYLGAKLAREVAEPYGAFVAGALGPGTKLISLGQISWDELFAAYKEAVRGLLRGGVDLILLETAQDILQVRCAVLAAREAMAEVKREVPLQVQVTFEATGTLLVGTDEQAALAALESLPVDVVGMNCATGPDLMDSKVRYFAQNSTRFVACLPNAGLPRNEGGKVVYDLTPEELARWHRKFVLEYGVNAVGGCCGTGPEHIRKVAEAVQGVPVRERPKAFPPQVASLYQAVPLRQETSLFLVGERLNATGSKRFREMLFAKDLEGILALAREQVAEGAHALDLSVAWTGRDELADLNWLLPGLATAVTVPIMVDSTSPEAMELALKYLPGRVLLNSANLEDGLERFDRVASLAKAHGAALVVLAIDEKGMAKTREEKVRVALRMYERLTEHHGFRPEDLLFDLLTFPITQGDEESRPLAKETLLAMEELRERLPGVGFILGVSNVSFGLKPRARRVLNSVFLDEARKRGLTAAIVDAGKILPIAQIPEEAYALALDLIHDRRREGYDPLMAFMAYFEAHQEDLAQKEDLFQALPLLERLKRRVVEGRKVGLEADLDEALRQGHKPLDLINGPLLAGMKEVGELFGAGRMQLPFVLQAAEVMKRAVAHLEPHMEKRGAGKGRMVLATVKGDVHDIGKNLVDIILTNNGYQVVNLGIKVPIEEILRAVEEHKPHAVGMSGLLVKSTQVMKENLEYMRDRGYTLPVILGGAALTRSFVEEELRAIYPNVYYAEDAFEGLKLMEELTGHAPPELTRKAPARPKREAPKVEARPKPVGEPPAIPRPPFFGVRVEENLDLATIAHYVNKLALYRGQWGYSRKGMSREEWRALVEREAEPVFRRLLKEAREEGWLRPRVLYGFFPVAREGEELWVYSPETGEVLERFRFPRQRGGGLSLVDYFRPRYAPPLGDEEAWLPAFSEGARDVLGVQLVTMGEEPGKKARALFEGGAYQDYLFVHGFAVEMTEALAEYWHKRMRQMWGIAGQDATEIQKLFQQGYQGARYSFGYPACPDLSDQAKLDRLMGFARIGVRLTENFQLDPEHATSALVVHHPEARYFSVD